DNA from Nitrospirota bacterium:
TCCCTTTTGCAAAATTGCAAGGATTTGAGCCCTTATTGATCTCTACTCTAATAAATGAATAGTCGGGGGGGGCTTATCAAGGAAGATCGAAAAGCTCCTGGTTGAAAAAAAGGAGGTGAATGTTTATCATTAGCAAAGAAGTTCAGACCATTCAGGGGGAACAATGAAAAAAATAGCACTTCTGTTGCTCGTATCTGTCCTGCTTGTTTCCTGCGGCGGCAAAAAAGAGGTAAAACAGGTTAGCCAGGAATCGAAGGCAGCCACTGAAGCCTTCAGCGTTGCGGATACGATCAGAAACGCCTTTATAAAGAAGGATTTGGAAACCATACAGAGAAATACCACTGAGGCAGGATTCAGGGATATTATGTCAGGCAGGCAGGTCTTTGACAGTGTGGATATAATTTTCACCCCCAGATGGATCGAGATGGAAGGAGATCGGTTGCTCGTAAACATTTCCTGGAAAAGCAGCTGGGTAACGTCAGGCAGAAAGACGGACGAACGCGGCATGACTGTTTTTGTGATGGAAGGTAATCCTCTGAAAGTTACCAAAATACTGAGGGCGAATCCCTTTATCCTGCAATAACCGCAATCTCTGGGCCTGATTACTTGCAGGAACTGCAGGAACCCTTACTGCAGGAGGTGCATCCTGCAGAGGACGAACCGGCAAAAGGCTTATCTACACCGCTCATACCAAATGCAGACATCTTCTTCTTCACATCCTTTGATGCGCATTTGGGACAAAGAACCTCCCTGTTTCCAAAAACCAGCTTTTCAAAATCCTCGCGGCATACGTTGCATTGGTACTCATAGATCGGCATAACGTAAGTTCCTATCTCTTTTTCGCCGGTTGCTTCGGGACTTTTTCCCAATCTTTCAGAAACTTCTCAAGTCCGATCTCGGTCAGGGGATGCTTTATGAGCTGGGTTATTACGGAATACGGAATGGT
Protein-coding regions in this window:
- a CDS encoding zinc ribbon domain-containing protein; translation: MPIYEYQCNVCREDFEKLVFGNREVLCPKCASKDVKKKMSAFGMSGVDKPFAGSSSAGCTSCSKGSCSSCK